In Lycium barbarum isolate Lr01 chromosome 9, ASM1917538v2, whole genome shotgun sequence, the DNA window ATAttgcactgggtatgttgttgttgttgtaggcgGAGCTAGGATTTTGATTCTATGAGTTCTAAATTCTGAAAAAGAAAGTTATTGTGTttttgataaattatttatacatatttttaaatataattaCCGGATCTACGCCAAAACTACTGATTCTGTCAAACCCGTAAGTGAGATGCTAGCTCCGCCCCCGAGGCTCTATACCGAAAAAATAATTTTCTATGATCAGTCATAATTCGAAAATGAGAAAATATCATGATTTTCTATGTTTTATTTACTGATCGCATAGATTCTATTATTTTTGTTTCTGTTATATGTTAAAAGAAGTGGAGTTCAGTTATAATTTCAGTATGAGAAATAACATTATAACTTATGATTTCACGTGTTTTATTTACTGATTTAATTTTATAGTATTATTTTTACTATTATTTCATGAAAACAAAATCATATAACTAAGAGAATATTTATTACTGTTCATATAGCTGATTATTTAAAGAGAGACTTCCGGTCCCAAAGCGAATCTCGAACACAgagtcaaaataaaaaataaaaaaaatgaaacaaaccTCGGAACAAGCCAAGGGTGTAATGACAATTGTGCTAGCTGTGGATCTTTGTATTTATTATGTCAAAGCAAAGTGGGGTTCAAATTAACTCCCGTCACTCAGCTCTTCTCTCTATTTTCTTATCCTTTTTAATTTATatacattattaatttaaaaaaaattgtatgtaATCAGTATAATATAATCTATTATGACACATTAGTTGTCGTTTTTATCAGGTCGATCGATGACTAGTTTTGCAGTAATCACAAAAACACatctataattatttttttatttcgttaGTACAACCAAAAAAGGTACAAAGGAAATAAGATCCTCACTCTGTAGACGcagaaatagaaagaaaaaaaaaacttggcaGACGTGTCACAGTCTTGTCATGTctttttcccaaatataaaagaacTTCCAATGTTGAAACTTAATCATACCTGAATGTTTGAGAGACAAAATATACTCCAACACGCTCTGTCCTTTGGAACGAAAATAAATTGAAAATTTGGCTATCAATACTGAAAAAAGGGGTACTTTTGATGGGCGTCCGATTGAAAATTCATCTCGCTGGTAATATAATATTTTCGACGAATTTCCGACCGACTCATACAATGTATATGTGTAGTAAAAAACACACTACATAAGTACAAGCAATACGCTTTAAATCCAGAAAATCAAATGAATTACAGGTACGAAAAATCCTGAATCCGACTCAAAGTAGACAAATGTTTCTTTATTTCATACAATGCACCGGTGACAACTGAGAAATTGatatatataagaaaattaaACTTTATTAATAGTTGGCAATACAATAATTGAATTGGGTAAGTTTCTTGATAAAAAACTTACCCGTATTCGACTTTGGCATCAAATCATACTAAATGTAATCAACAATCAAATATTAAATAATTACCAAGTTCTCTATTAGACTTTTTATGTGACAAATGCAATCAGCAACcaatattaaataatttttttaatttgtttagaTATATTAATTCACTTGTATTCCAGAGTCATATGTTTCACCACCTTTCCAATTCTCAGGTATGTTGTTGACAGGAACAACCCAAGTCTCATCTCCATCATCAGAACTCAATAGCATTCTTATTTGCAATGGTCCCCTTGGAGGTGAAGAACTTGTCCAAACTGCTCCACGTGTCCTATCCAGTAACTTGCACACAAAATTTTGTGTCTGCATATTGGAATTAAAAGAATTGTAAGAGTTTAAATATTGGGTGACTAGATTTAGTTGGAAAAAATGTGTTATGTAGGCGTCATGTAGAAAAATTCAGGGGCTATTGGATTTAACTAATGAGAGTAAATATGATTTTAAAGTTCGATGACAAGGGTAAATATGTCAAAAAAGTATAACAAAGGGCAATATAGCTTATTTGTGAGAGTACAAGGGCAAATCTTACCCTTTTCCGTTAGTATATACACAGAGGATTTTAAGCAGGGCGGAGGTAGGCTTGATTATACGAGTTTGGTATAATTCAATAGTTTTGGCTCGAATTTTATACTATATGTAGTAAGAAAATTTACTAAATATGGACAAAAACTAAATTTAAAACCCAATTTTTAGCACTTGAGGTCATTATCTTAGATTCAAAACCCATAAAATTCAAATACTAGATCATTCCTGATTCtaagttaatatatatatatatatatatatatatatatatatatatatatatatatatatatatatatatttaaggcaTGTTGAGCTCGACGGAACTCAATAACTTTGGCCTAAATCTTGTATATGTGTCAAGAAATTCACTGCATATGTTATAAAATTAAATTAGAACTGTTACTGGCTCTTGATAACCTTTAGTTGTTTTTCTTCAGTAATCTAAAAAATAAAGCAAGGTGTCTGTATATATAAGTTAAATACGTACCTCACACAATTGCACAGCAGTAATATCTGTTTTGCCTTGTTGGTACCATATAACAAAAGCCAAATAATAAGGATTATCGCTGCTCTCATCAATCTTGAATGTAATATTCTTGTTTGGGTAGCTGCAGGAAACCCTGTTCAATTCACAGAGAAATTGTTACAAATTTATTCATAGTATATACTTTTTCCCCCAAGGATATCAAATTAAATACTGTAAATTAATTTCTTAGAAATAGCTGCTCCTTTTCTTAAATAAAGAAATATTTGACTAGATACAAattaaagtttaagaaagaaaaaaaaaatttgatgtATAAGTTGAATATATGTGTGTCTCTATAGCAAAAACACCACTATAACCTCTCTGTTTCAGTTTATGGGTCTATCTTGTATATTAAACTAAATGTGAATAATGTAAGCAAAATGTCTTTTGAATCTAGTGATCTAAAATATGTCATGTGGGATTTTGACATACTAAATACAGAAAATAACATCCTTTTTTTAAtatactaaaaagaaaagtaagacacacAAAATAATACAGAAGGACATTAACTATGACCAGGCATTTTTGTGGCCAAAAAAATATGTCATAGAGATAAAATAAGGTTTTCCTTTCTAATAGACCCGAAAAAGTAGTCATATAAAATGAAATAGAAAAAGTAACAACTAAATCAATGAATATTACCTTCTATACTCAATACCCACATGACCAAGTGATAATAGAGAAGCAGCAGCATCATTTGTTTGAGCCATGCGAGAAAAAGCTCGTTGGCTTAGAATAAAGTCAGTGCTATCACTTGCTCCATGGTCAGTAATTACCACAGTAACTCCATTATCTGAGCAGTAATTACTGTTTGTACACCTCACCTAGCAATACACACGGTAAATATAAAGATTTAACTTATATTATACACTTTCAATATAAATGAAATTTTATAATGTCAGTGCATTTTAGTAATTTGCTATAGTTATAGTTGAAAAAGGGCTTTATTTTTCAGGTTattgaatttatttattttttaaaagagatggTAAAACCAAcctatatatttttatatatgtcCTAAATTTACATATTAGATTATGATATATTTGTTGACTTGACCCAGTAAGTTGATCCTGCAATGACCCATTAAGCTATTGGGCCCAAAGGGACccaataatataaataaatgggcCGAAACATAACCCGAATATCTAGACATACATAACCATATTCAATTTGGAGGTAGAGAATTATGTAAATTTAGAAGAAAGTCATCTAATAATTTAAGAATATATCAGTTTTGACTTTTCCTTTCACTCAAAAAGTCAATAGAAAAGGAGGGAGCTTGGTCACGTTGGATACGCTAGGTTATGACCCGTTATTTTGACAACCCATCTTTACTCTAGCAAACATATCAGGTCATGATACAAGCAAACACATTAGGTCATGACCGGTTTATTAATTTGACTCATTTGATTAGCTCAAATTCCGTCTAACCTATCCATTTAAGACCATTGTAATTATTTTCTATATGACCtaatagtgtgtgtatatatatattctttttatTTATATCACTATCCAAAAATCGTGAATttccaatatatatattttttcatcaCAACGCTATGTGGAAATATAAGATTTCTAATGAAAAGTCTGTTGAAAATATTTTCGATGAATTAATTTTGAACGGAAATTTGCATTTTGCAGTAGTGTAATATTACCTGGTAGCATGCACCACATCCTAGACCATCTCGATAAAGATCAGATGCAGCCGATACATCTCCACCGTTGATTGTTGCTCCAAAAGTACCAAATCCACATGCCCCAGCTACATATATACAACATTCAAACAGTTAATTATTGCATCAAATTAAAACACCAAAAATTTTGTTCAGTATTAACATAAacatgatataaattatgttcttGTGATGAGAATATCTCACTTTCTGTTCCTTTTTCTTCTGAATTTGGATAATAAGCAGCTCGAGATTGGATGAAACTTTGAGCATTTCCCAAATAAACTTGCATGAAGATTAAAAACGTGAAAAATATTTCAAGAACTTGAAGAGGAGCCATTTGAAAAAAGACCAAATTAAAAGAGAGTTGCTTAATTGATTATTGTAAGCAATAAGAATAAGTTGGTGGTGAGTGGAATTGTTGAGGACCTGGATGAGTATTTATAGTAAAGGTTTAGTTGAAAATTGGCTATGTATAGGTCAAAAAGTAATCGAGACAGAGACAATTTCGAGTTCAATTTGGATGCATGGAGTTCTCAACTTTGAATGAATGTATTATAATATATAATTCCTCTCTCAGTTGAAAGCCTATTTATTTTTTCCAGCCAAACTTTATTGGTCAAAATAGATACTCTCACTGTCTTAATGTATATGACAGTGTTTGACTGAACCCAGAGCTTAAAAAGAGTAATACTTAGTaagattttttaaatttataatctaaaataagtcatagacaTTTCAGTGGCTCACTAAGGATAAAATGAAAAATGAGAAAGAAAGGCATATTTTGGGACAGATCAAGAGGAAAATATATGTCACATAAGAACTTATCCGCACCtggtatatatatacaaaatcaaTGAAGGCATGACATGTGTTTGCACATAGATTCTTAGCAGTAAACCATGGTCAACTAACATGTATTTTTACCTAATCAAATCACTTAGCTATAATAAATTCAAATAGTTAGGTATAAACATTCGGTACGGATAAATATTTATCTAGCATTTGTCGTCATGTGGATTCTAATGCAAAGTAGTACAGTATATCTTGAATTAACAATTTCAATGTCATGATTTCTCTATGACAAATCTAAATAGGAATAACCCCAAAGACGACGTTACATGTCAATTGCCCCACGAAGTTGAATAAAGACTTACAAATTTGAATTCGACTTAACTTTTATATATACAAAacgagtgaaaaaaaaaaaaatatatatatatatatatatatagcgccTTACTGTTTGGTATGAAACCATACAGATTCCTCCAGTATTTTGCAAGACAAATTTAAGTATGAATTTTCTTGTTTTGTAGAAGTAAATTGGGGGATGAGTTAGGTGCTTTTGCATTATAAAAGTGTAGAAAGATACATGCACATCCGCTTATTTTACCAACTTTGTAGCCTTAAGAATGTAAGCAGGTGTCCAAAGCAAACATACGTCTTCTTATTTCACCAACTCTACGAACCAATGGCAGCCACCAGAGGTGCAGTGGATAGTGGATGGGGTTGCTCCTCCCTTAATCATAGGTCTCGAGTTCAAGGCCTGGATATGGAAAAATCTTTGATAGGAAGCGCTTCCCTCGAATGGGCCCTACGCGGCACGAATCCAAATTTAGTCGGGCTCCAATACGGATACCAGACAACGGTGGAAAATAATAAACGCTCTACAACTAGTGGCAGATCGAGTTGCGGTACGGCTCAGATGAATTCAATTCAATAATTGTTGCGTAGACcttaaatatttatatttaattAGAAAACTCTTTAAATTATAAATAATATTGAATTACAAATTCAGCAACTAAAATAAGCTTGAATTTGATGACACATTCAGAACTCATAAATCTCAAATCCTCGTTACGTCGCTATTTGCAACCTAAACAAAAAGATTAACTTCCAAACTTCTACCTGCCTAAGGATTGAAGCCAGCGTGGAGCAGGTAGTAAGCTGTCGTATCCCTATGTTTTGAACTTTTTGAAATATACCTTCaaactaggggtgggcgttcggtttttcggttcggttttatcaaacttcggtttggctatttcgggttcggttttttgaaggtgggcaccgaacaccgaaccaaactagttcggttcggttctttcggttttggttttttaaagttcagttcggttcggtttcaattttttcaattcggtttttttgatatgatattagaagagattcccttgacactaattcatattctcaaaagcaataaaacataaaactgataaattgaaatcaaaatcaaacaaacaggatatacaagaatagaaaactataaccatgatataggattactaggtgttatatacatatcgtaagaataattaagaaaacacataaaggacatacattaatcctaaagacacatcctagttgtcttccttaacatatttgatattctcaactgaagtagaaaattagggatacaaatgcaaaagagggcttgttacaattgggtttttttggctttaaacttaatgggtctggactattttaatttttttgggtaatgtgtTAAATTTCGGTGTGTattcgatttttcggttcggttttatcaaatttcggttcggctatttcggtttcgattttttgaaggtggacatcaaacaccgaaccaaactagttcggttcggttcggtttgttgaagtttcaaTTCGGTTCGGTTCAGTTTTTCGATTTTCGATATTTATGTCCAGCCCTACTTCAAACTTGAAAGTatgtactttaaaaaaaaaaaaacacgtttttatttaattaaaaagaaaaagttgCACCACTTTTTAATTGCGCCAAGTCAAATTTCAAATCATATCCCAGAGATTGCACTCCCATTAAATTTTGTTTTGTCAAATAATTGTCTCGACCTTGTTTCATATCCTGCAACACTACAAGAAAATATAGAAATCGTAACAAAAAAATTTATATTTGGCAATAACTtcgttttattgttggcaaatgattttcttgttgccaaagaatttaattttgttgccatattattgattattgttgcaaaaagtacttttggcaacaaaaaaaaaggtgttgcacgttgttgcaataacagccgttgagAAAAGTTCAtgtaacaaaatattttttttattgccaaaagtactttttgcaacaataattaatccatggcaacaaaaaaaaattgttgccaaatatattttttcttgtagtgcaaCTAtgagatatatatttttttatataataaaTAGTACTAGTGCTCCTCTGATTTATAGACTTCAATAGTGTAATCTTGCCGCGTATTAACATCAGCCATGACATGGAAACCACTCAAGGTTTTGGATCCTACCATGTCGGCTTTGATTTCATTTTGGGTGCTCGTATGGAACATTTACAAGTATTTAGAGTTTTATATAGGTGGCAATATCCCATTTTGATGAGTTCAATCTTGGAATTATTATAATTGAATCAAAAACGTTtcattttttgtcattttctcatgCTCAGGATATCTTTTTGGTTTTGATCTCCTCACTCGAAGGAAAGATATATTGGATTCAAATTTTTGAATAAGTGTATTTAGTATTACCACTCACAACCCAAAATTGTAGGATTCGCGATCGACACGATACTACTTCGTCGACTACATCCAAAATTATTACTCTTTTCGTCCCAATTTATGAGATATAATTTGTCTAAGCatggaatttaagaaagaaagaaagacttttgaaacttatgatctaaaacaagtcatagatatttatgtggttgtaaatcatttcattaaggtaCAAGGGGaagttttaaagttaaattatttctaaatgtagaaatgtatcattctttttgggacagactaaaaagaaaaatgtatcacataaattggaacagaggaAGTAACATTTTAAACTTATTAACCTAGTTGCAAGGCAAATTTGGAGCTTTTTGCCTTAACATTTTAAGAAGATAAACAGCAGTTTAAATACCAAGATAATCCATAATATCTATGCTATGGACTTTCTAACTATTACCCTTTATCGTGCATGCAGGTCTTAGGAACATTATCACAATGTTTACATAACATAGGTGGAATTAATTAGAATGAGAGGATTTGATGACTAGTTTTGCAAAGTAAAGTGTTGTCAAttaaaatttggcagaattcatCGACATCCTTGAATTTGTCAGTAAATTTTATTGGACATTCGAATTATAGTATGTTTCAATTAAGCTCCTGAACTTATGATAAAGTGTTCTTATTAGATACTTGTGTgtcttaaaatttaaaaatcttgTGTGTTTTTAAGCGGCCACGTAGTCACATAAAAAATGTCACTTATGCACATAAACATTAATTGAAAAAAGCGTGAAGTTTTACAAAATACGTAATGAACACTTGAAAACACACGCAAAAACTTTTACAAAATTTCAGTTGAAAGTGTTTGATCAAAAAATTTTGAGTTAACACTTTCTCATGTATCCAGttgctcaataaaaaaaaatcataatttgaTGTCTACCAAAATAACAGCTAACAAACACACCATCATATATAAGTGAGACTTTTCTAACTAAACTATCACTAGATAATTAGCAAAGCACTCCTAAACGCTATTTAGACTAAATGTTTGACTTCAAACACCAACTATATATAACAACTATATATAACATTTTGCATATGTAACAACTATATATAAGCtgactctttattttttttttatttttaaaaccctAAGCTCTCCCCCTTCTTCTTAATCATTTCTCAAccatttttctttgtttcttcttcTCTTGTGCAGATTTTCTCATTATTTCTTCTTCATTATCAACCttgttcttcattttcttctCCTGTAAGAGCTAATCAGATTTTCTCCTTCATTTTGTTTCCCTTCATCTTCTTCATTGATCATATTTTCTTAGCAAAATGAGGAAGAATGTCTTTTGCAAATGTGAGTAGATTATCCAAATGGAATTAACTTTTACCCTAACAATTAGTTCTGCCACGGTGGAATTATTAATCCACATGGAGTGGCATGTGGCacgattaaacaaaaaaaaaaagagtgtagtacacacaccatcatatataagtcgaggtgtgttttgctaactatttggtgatagtttaggtaggaaagtCCACTACGGATAAATCAGTtatgaaacacaaaaaaaaaaaaaaaaaaaaagtgataattgaggtgtgtttttgacccttgtctcttttttttttttttttttttaattcaaagtagtgtgtgtgtatatataggtcTTGCTAACATACTACATGAAGTAGTATGTTAGCAAGATACCCATTTTTGCTTTACCCAAAATGTCCCCAATATCACACTAGCAACAAATAAGCTAAAGggtttttttttgtcttttccgTAATTCAATGTTCTTCCTCCCTTTTAAACCCAGATTTCTCTTAGGAAAAGGAGTCAAAATTAATTTCCTTTGCTGCATGCTTTACAAATTTCAACCCATTTCCTTAGTTTCTTGATGGATTGTAAATTATATTTGTAGACTGAGATTCTTCCAGCAACTAAACTAATACTCTTTCAACTTAAGAGCATAAATTTCCTGGCAAATGTAACTTTGAAATTCTCTGTAACTCCTCCAAGCTCCATTGaaatcatctatatatatatatatatatatatatatatatatatatatatatatatatatttggctaGCAAACATAATTGTTTTGGCCCCAAACGTGCAACTTTTTACTGACAAATTTAAGGTTGTCGGCGTATACTTAGCGTACAGACTGCTTATTACACAAATTATAAATTCATTTACACTACATAATGGCCA includes these proteins:
- the LOC132609756 gene encoding expansin-like B1, with translation MAPLQVLEIFFTFLIFMQVYLGNAQSFIQSRAAYYPNSEEKGTETGACGFGTFGATINGGDVSAASDLYRDGLGCGACYQVRCTNSNYCSDNGVTVVITDHGASDSTDFILSQRAFSRMAQTNDAAASLLSLGHVGIEYRRVSCSYPNKNITFKIDESSDNPYYLAFVIWYQQGKTDITAVQLCETQNFVCKLLDRTRGAVWTSSSPPRGPLQIRMLLSSDDGDETWVVPVNNIPENWKGGETYDSGIQVN